Proteins from a genomic interval of Corynebacterium deserti GIMN1.010:
- a CDS encoding iron ABC transporter ATP-binding protein, with amino-acid sequence MITLTNVRKEYSSDVAIGPVNLEIPAGGITALVGPNGAGKSTLLTMIGRLLGIDEGNITVASYDVTSTSSKDLAKIISILRQENHFVTKLTVRQLVGFGRFPYSKGRLTEEDEIIISRYIDFLNLTELEDRYLDQLSGGQRQRAYVAMVLCQETDYVLLDEPLNNLDIAHSVEMMKHLVNAATEFGRTIIVVLHDINFAARYADYIVAVKHGKIEKEGTPAEIMKDDVLTEIFNTEIQVLDGPHGKIACYH; translated from the coding sequence GTGATTACGTTAACCAATGTCCGCAAGGAATACTCCAGCGACGTTGCGATCGGCCCCGTCAACCTTGAAATCCCAGCGGGAGGCATCACCGCCCTCGTCGGACCAAACGGTGCCGGCAAGTCAACGTTGCTGACGATGATCGGTCGCCTCCTAGGGATCGACGAAGGCAACATCACCGTCGCCTCCTACGATGTCACCTCGACCTCGTCCAAGGACCTGGCAAAAATCATCTCGATCCTGCGCCAGGAAAACCACTTCGTCACCAAGCTGACGGTGCGTCAACTCGTCGGCTTTGGTCGCTTCCCCTACAGCAAGGGACGTCTGACCGAAGAAGATGAGATCATCATCTCGCGCTATATCGACTTCCTTAACCTCACTGAGCTTGAAGATCGCTACCTTGATCAGCTCTCCGGAGGCCAGCGTCAACGCGCATACGTTGCAATGGTTCTGTGTCAGGAAACCGACTACGTGCTTCTCGACGAACCCCTCAACAACCTCGACATCGCACACTCCGTGGAAATGATGAAGCACCTGGTGAATGCGGCCACCGAATTTGGCCGCACCATCATCGTTGTTCTTCACGACATCAATTTCGCCGCTCGCTACGCCGACTACATCGTTGCCGTAAAACACGGAAAGATTGAGAAAGAGGGAACACCCGCGGAAATCATGAAGGACGACGTCTTGACCGAGATCTTTAATACCGAGATCCAAGTCCTCGACGGACCTCATGGAAAGATCGCTTGTTATCACTAG
- a CDS encoding helicase-associated domain-containing protein produces the protein MKKDSPTPTLKGWLETQSDNHLSKVLRNRPDTVLPLPPNLGSLAARLQLRASVVRAVLKLNALELAVLEAAANLGAELHPVTAPEVVEHIHTVLKDFAPTQTQIMDALDTLKSFALIFGDDGLMIAQETMPALPAHWQLLPEGAGKNLTYEEAKEGVDKLSLKHRKVLGTLAASGGYGLTRDAGADADPTRPVPQLIAAGLLARVDEKTVRLPAVVRRVIEGRPQLPAQILPVPTNAAPGSEADGVAAGLEIVRTMRLLIDALSQPVPTLKEGALGVRVVSRLSKDLALEERELTRILNLGVATGLIRRGVPDPLPADDDGGNYVAPTPLADEWLEADLAHQLGALHEGWWRQTLDSWLVGQADDKDKPIHVLSKASIRESLPDVRHKVVASLTRVTTDQLGADLFFHYPLVASRITPETMTHVVEEATWIGLYAGGVTAAGHALLEGIDPAEVIKAPTPVQNFIVQGDFTIMVPGPLTPAMQKQMDAIATLESPGLASVYRLSETSIRRALDHGLTTPEILAFLTEHSMTDLPQSVGYLLSDIARKHGTLRGGPALSYIRSDDPALLHSAVEAGEDVGLRQIAPTVAIAQAPLLRVITLLRDAGFQPVAEDGDGASLNIAPEPARIPAISPPVPSPGLDETRIQAAVKAIRRENAASHGTATDQPTLAVLQAAVRGNRSVTLGFVDKQGVAVHRVVKPITVNAGQVDALDETTGAVHRFMLHRITEVIVDN, from the coding sequence ATGAAAAAAGACTCCCCCACGCCCACCCTCAAGGGGTGGTTGGAAACACAAAGTGATAATCACCTATCCAAAGTCTTAAGAAACCGCCCCGATACTGTCCTCCCGCTTCCGCCCAATTTAGGGTCTCTTGCTGCGCGTTTACAGCTGCGGGCCTCAGTCGTGCGCGCAGTCCTTAAATTGAACGCTCTAGAGTTGGCAGTGTTGGAGGCAGCAGCGAATCTTGGTGCTGAGCTCCACCCTGTGACTGCCCCCGAAGTGGTGGAGCACATCCACACTGTCCTCAAAGATTTCGCGCCCACACAGACGCAGATCATGGACGCACTGGACACGTTGAAAAGTTTCGCGCTGATTTTTGGCGATGACGGGTTGATGATCGCGCAGGAGACGATGCCTGCATTACCTGCACATTGGCAGCTGCTGCCGGAGGGCGCGGGGAAGAATTTGACGTACGAAGAAGCGAAAGAAGGCGTCGACAAGCTTTCTTTAAAGCACCGCAAAGTGTTGGGCACGCTTGCGGCGTCGGGTGGCTACGGTCTCACGCGCGATGCGGGGGCCGATGCCGATCCGACCCGGCCGGTTCCGCAGCTCATTGCGGCCGGTTTGTTGGCGCGCGTGGATGAGAAGACGGTGCGCCTGCCTGCCGTTGTGCGTCGCGTGATTGAAGGCCGCCCGCAGCTGCCCGCACAGATCTTGCCCGTGCCCACAAATGCGGCACCAGGTTCGGAGGCTGACGGCGTTGCAGCCGGGCTGGAGATTGTGCGCACCATGCGCCTGCTTATCGACGCCCTCTCGCAGCCCGTGCCCACCCTTAAAGAAGGGGCACTGGGTGTGCGCGTGGTATCTCGGCTTAGCAAAGACCTTGCCCTGGAGGAGCGCGAGCTTACGCGCATACTCAATCTTGGCGTCGCAACTGGACTGATTCGTCGCGGTGTCCCCGATCCTTTGCCTGCAGACGACGACGGTGGCAATTACGTCGCTCCCACTCCCCTCGCCGATGAATGGTTGGAGGCGGATCTGGCGCATCAATTGGGTGCGTTGCACGAAGGCTGGTGGCGCCAAACCCTTGATTCCTGGTTGGTGGGTCAGGCCGATGACAAAGATAAGCCCATCCATGTGCTGAGCAAGGCAAGTATTCGGGAATCGCTTCCTGACGTCCGCCACAAAGTCGTAGCGTCTCTCACACGGGTGACCACGGATCAGCTGGGCGCCGATCTTTTCTTCCACTATCCCCTCGTGGCTAGTCGCATCACCCCAGAAACAATGACTCACGTCGTCGAAGAAGCCACATGGATTGGGCTTTATGCCGGTGGCGTGACAGCCGCCGGCCATGCGCTGCTTGAGGGCATCGATCCCGCTGAGGTGATTAAGGCTCCGACGCCAGTGCAGAACTTCATTGTTCAAGGCGATTTCACCATCATGGTTCCAGGACCTCTAACGCCAGCGATGCAAAAGCAGATGGATGCGATCGCAACGCTTGAGTCCCCAGGACTTGCGTCGGTGTATCGCTTAAGTGAAACCTCGATCCGACGCGCACTCGATCACGGCCTCACCACGCCTGAAATTCTGGCGTTTCTCACCGAACATTCCATGACTGATCTCCCACAATCGGTGGGCTATCTACTCAGCGACATCGCCCGCAAACACGGCACCCTCCGCGGAGGTCCCGCACTGTCCTATATCCGCAGCGATGATCCAGCGCTGCTTCACTCCGCCGTCGAGGCAGGCGAAGATGTAGGACTGCGCCAAATTGCACCCACCGTTGCTATCGCCCAAGCACCTCTGCTCCGGGTCATCACGCTGCTTCGCGACGCCGGCTTCCAGCCCGTCGCTGAAGACGGTGACGGAGCCAGCCTCAACATCGCACCCGAACCTGCCCGCATCCCAGCAATCAGCCCGCCGGTACCCTCCCCGGGGCTTGATGAAACCCGCATCCAAGCCGCGGTCAAAGCTATTCGACGCGAAAACGCCGCGTCTCACGGCACCGCCACCGACCAACCGACCCTCGCTGTTCTCCAGGCAGCAGTCAGAGGCAACCGATCCGTCACACTCGGCTTTGTGGACAAACAAGGCGTGGCCGTTCACCGTGTGGTCAAACCCATTACCGTCAATGCAGGACAAGTTGATGCCTTAGATGAAACGACAGGAGCCGTTCACAGATTCATGCTGCACAGAATCACAGAAGTGATAGTGGATAACTAG
- a CDS encoding vitamin K epoxide reductase family protein, with protein sequence MSSETQIAPPKAPAWLGWVLIIGGVIGLILSVIIMAEKLLILENPDHITSCDINEVLACGNVMRSGQSNAFGIPNPLIGIAGFAAVAIIGAGILAGGRFRGWFWFCAQIGLTFAMMFCHWLAYQSMSIIRSLCPYCMGVWAVSIIMFVMVTAWNVKTFSGSDSGFVNALYKYKWAIAIVWLLLIAAAAVWSFRFMF encoded by the coding sequence GTGTCATCCGAAACCCAGATCGCACCACCTAAAGCACCAGCGTGGCTTGGATGGGTGCTCATTATCGGCGGTGTCATTGGCCTCATTTTGTCAGTCATCATCATGGCCGAAAAGCTGTTGATCCTGGAGAATCCTGATCACATCACCAGCTGCGACATCAACGAAGTGCTCGCCTGCGGCAATGTGATGCGTTCTGGCCAGTCCAACGCCTTCGGCATCCCCAACCCACTAATTGGCATTGCAGGATTCGCGGCCGTCGCCATCATCGGCGCCGGAATCCTAGCCGGCGGGCGCTTCCGAGGTTGGTTCTGGTTCTGCGCACAGATTGGCCTGACTTTCGCCATGATGTTCTGCCACTGGCTTGCATACCAGTCCATGTCCATCATCCGCTCCCTCTGCCCTTACTGTATGGGTGTCTGGGCCGTCAGCATTATCATGTTTGTCATGGTCACCGCCTGGAATGTTAAGACATTCAGTGGCTCCGACAGTGGGTTCGTCAACGCACTTTACAAGTACAAGTGGGCTATCGCGATCGTATGGTTGCTGCTCATTGCAGCTGCAGCAGTGTGGTCATTCCGCTTCATGTTCTAG
- a CDS encoding pyridoxal phosphate-dependent aminotransferase, whose amino-acid sequence MSNDFVVSRLQPFGETIFATMTQRAVEKGAINLGQGFPDEDGPRRMLEIASEQILGGNNQYSSGRGDLALRTAVANDHLERYKMEYDPLSEVLITVGATEAITASVLGLVEPGEEIIVLEPYYDAYAAAIALAGAVRVAVPLQELENTWEIDVDALHKAVTKKTKMIIVNSPHNPTGSVFSKKALKELAGIARAYDLLVLSDEVYEHLVFDGAKHVSVAKLPGMWDRTVTVSSAAKSFNVTGWKTGWALAPAPLLDAVLKAKQFMSYVGATPFQPAVAHAIEHEQAWVEEMRAGLETKRDILRTALSKAGLKLYDSDGTYFVVADIGDRDGAEFCFELIDKVGVAAIPVQAFVDHPKSWSSKVRFAFCKKEETLREAAKRLKGIKNL is encoded by the coding sequence ATGAGTAATGACTTCGTTGTTTCCCGGCTCCAGCCATTCGGGGAAACAATCTTTGCCACCATGACCCAACGCGCCGTTGAAAAGGGAGCCATCAACTTGGGGCAAGGCTTCCCAGACGAGGACGGTCCACGGCGCATGCTGGAGATCGCTTCAGAACAAATTCTAGGTGGCAACAATCAATACTCGTCGGGTAGGGGAGATCTAGCACTTCGGACGGCTGTCGCGAATGATCATCTTGAACGATACAAGATGGAATATGATCCTTTATCTGAGGTTCTCATTACGGTTGGTGCAACAGAAGCCATTACCGCGTCTGTGCTTGGGCTCGTCGAGCCTGGCGAAGAAATCATTGTCCTTGAGCCTTATTACGACGCTTATGCCGCTGCCATCGCTCTCGCAGGAGCTGTGCGGGTAGCTGTTCCCCTCCAAGAGTTGGAGAATACTTGGGAGATTGACGTCGATGCACTGCATAAAGCGGTGACGAAGAAGACGAAGATGATCATTGTCAACTCCCCGCATAACCCCACCGGATCTGTGTTCTCAAAGAAGGCTCTCAAGGAGCTGGCGGGTATTGCCAGAGCGTATGACCTTCTTGTGCTGTCCGACGAGGTGTATGAGCACTTGGTGTTTGACGGGGCGAAACATGTGAGCGTCGCAAAGCTGCCTGGTATGTGGGACCGCACCGTAACCGTGTCGTCGGCGGCCAAGTCCTTCAATGTCACTGGGTGGAAGACTGGGTGGGCGCTGGCGCCCGCCCCTTTGTTGGACGCGGTGTTGAAGGCAAAGCAGTTTATGTCGTATGTGGGTGCGACGCCGTTTCAGCCGGCTGTGGCTCACGCGATTGAGCATGAGCAGGCCTGGGTGGAGGAGATGCGTGCGGGGCTGGAGACCAAGCGCGATATATTGCGCACAGCGCTGTCTAAGGCTGGTCTCAAGTTGTACGACAGTGACGGCACGTATTTCGTTGTTGCTGATATTGGTGACCGGGACGGTGCGGAGTTTTGTTTTGAGTTGATCGACAAGGTGGGGGTCGCTGCGATTCCAGTGCAGGCGTTTGTGGATCATCCAAAGTCGTGGTCGTCGAAAGTCCGTTTTGCTTTTTGTAAAAAGGAAGAGACGCTCCGCGAAGCTGCGAAGCGTCTCAAGGGGATTAAGAATCTATAG
- a CDS encoding DUF3239 domain-containing protein translates to MNNFSFDVDESYAKKNNELLRDAKRLQVSALSLGLILVAGAIALYFFANGTIWMLLIAGVLVFLALLCFIMIPVIPRQMGNAQTLYDNYELVPAVIAEVNPRDVIILALVNTNVDTSIKPQWALATRTIVRVGAHERRLGERIPSVAITGRRTVKDQDHWDEISPMPITWGTTDKDVIRSAEKTIPHELWAKLEKNRGKLEEVKKTRNNLLPL, encoded by the coding sequence GTGAATAACTTCTCCTTTGACGTAGACGAGTCCTACGCCAAGAAGAACAACGAACTCCTCCGCGACGCCAAGCGCCTCCAAGTCTCAGCACTGAGTCTGGGACTCATTCTCGTTGCCGGCGCCATCGCACTGTATTTCTTCGCCAACGGCACCATCTGGATGCTGCTCATCGCCGGTGTCCTCGTTTTCCTGGCGTTGCTGTGCTTCATCATGATCCCAGTTATTCCCCGCCAAATGGGCAACGCACAAACCCTTTACGACAACTACGAACTCGTCCCCGCCGTCATCGCAGAAGTAAACCCCCGCGACGTCATCATCTTGGCACTGGTTAACACCAACGTGGACACCTCCATCAAGCCACAATGGGCTCTTGCCACCCGCACGATCGTCCGCGTCGGTGCCCACGAGCGTCGCCTCGGCGAACGCATCCCCTCCGTCGCCATCACCGGCCGACGCACGGTCAAAGACCAAGACCACTGGGATGAAATCAGCCCAATGCCAATTACTTGGGGAACCACCGACAAGGACGTCATCCGCAGCGCAGAGAAAACCATCCCTCACGAACTGTGGGCAAAGCTTGAAAAGAACCGCGGCAAGCTCGAAGAAGTCAAAAAGACCCGCAACAACCTGCTTCCGCTATAG
- a CDS encoding iron chelate uptake ABC transporter family permease subunit yields the protein MDKDIEDQSSDLERWETMQESITVEGHTDISLSTAPQKRRTSGAFQTAKGKRNYWIIMAVLVVTALAFTWGLIWYKNPMPVGHPSFMLIAERRMESVFVMLIVAVCQGFATVAFQTVTNNRIITPSIMGFESLYTLIHTATIFLFGASALLATRNLEMFVGQLVVMILLTLILYTWLLSGKRGDMHAMLLVGIIIGGGLGSISTFMQRILTPSEFDILTARLFGSVNNAETEYFPIAVPLVVIAAVLLFLNSRRLNVLGLGKDAASNLGLNHRASSIYTLILVSILMAVSTALVGPMTFLGFLVATLAYQFADTFDHRYIFPMSALIGYVVLTGAYFVMNHVFRAQGVVSIIIEMVGGTLFLIVILRKGRL from the coding sequence GTGGATAAAGACATCGAAGACCAGTCATCCGACTTGGAGCGATGGGAAACTATGCAAGAATCAATCACCGTTGAGGGCCACACAGACATAAGCTTGTCGACGGCACCGCAAAAGCGGCGCACCTCCGGCGCCTTCCAAACTGCAAAAGGAAAACGCAACTATTGGATCATCATGGCGGTCCTAGTTGTTACCGCCTTGGCGTTTACCTGGGGTCTCATCTGGTATAAGAACCCCATGCCAGTGGGCCACCCCTCCTTCATGCTCATCGCTGAACGACGCATGGAGTCCGTCTTTGTCATGCTCATCGTTGCGGTGTGCCAAGGCTTCGCAACAGTCGCTTTCCAAACCGTCACCAATAACCGCATCATCACGCCGTCGATCATGGGCTTTGAGTCCCTTTACACCCTGATTCACACGGCAACAATCTTCCTTTTCGGCGCATCCGCATTGTTGGCGACCCGCAACCTTGAGATGTTCGTCGGTCAACTGGTAGTCATGATTTTGCTGACGCTGATCCTCTACACCTGGCTGCTGTCCGGCAAACGCGGTGATATGCATGCGATGCTTCTGGTCGGCATCATCATCGGTGGAGGACTGGGGTCGATCTCCACCTTCATGCAGCGCATCCTGACTCCATCCGAGTTCGACATTTTGACCGCCCGACTCTTTGGTTCCGTGAACAATGCGGAAACCGAATACTTCCCAATTGCAGTTCCCCTCGTCGTGATCGCTGCAGTGCTATTGTTCTTAAACTCCCGGCGACTTAACGTATTGGGTCTTGGCAAAGATGCAGCAAGCAACCTGGGACTCAATCACCGCGCATCATCGATCTACACGCTAATCCTGGTCTCCATCTTGATGGCGGTTTCCACAGCGCTCGTTGGTCCGATGACGTTCCTGGGATTCCTCGTTGCAACGCTTGCTTATCAGTTTGCTGACACCTTTGACCATCGATACATTTTCCCCATGTCCGCACTCATTGGATATGTTGTGCTCACCGGCGCCTACTTTGTGATGAACCACGTGTTCCGTGCGCAAGGCGTAGTGTCCATCATCATTGAGATGGTTGGCGGAACTCTCTTCCTCATTGTCATCCTCAGAAAGGGCAGACTGTGA
- a CDS encoding siderophore ABC transporter substrate-binding protein, giving the protein MVKNRFKLVSIATVAALALVGCSSTDSSSEGSTTAESSAAASAEGVITIEDNHGTQEISTPIEGVAATDNRAFELLDRWGVELDAAPIQLIPFTVENYKNNTDIADMGTHNEPDLEALTAAQPSLIINGQRFAQYYDDIAALNPDATLVELDPRDGEPLDQELIRQAETLGEIFGEEEDAAQIVADFNDALERAKTAYAAISDKSVMAVNVSGGNIGYIAPSVGRTFGPIFDLVGLTPALEVENASSDHEGDDINVEAIADSNPDIILVLDRDGGTSTRNEADYVPAEQIISDNETLANVKAITDGSVYYAPADTYTNENIITYTEILNGMADLFEQAAQQ; this is encoded by the coding sequence ATGGTGAAGAACCGTTTCAAGCTCGTTTCAATCGCAACTGTTGCAGCTCTGGCACTGGTTGGCTGCTCCTCCACGGACAGCTCCTCCGAGGGATCTACCACTGCAGAGTCTTCCGCAGCAGCGTCTGCTGAAGGTGTAATCACCATCGAAGACAACCACGGTACCCAGGAGATTTCAACTCCAATCGAAGGTGTTGCAGCAACCGACAACCGCGCATTTGAACTTCTTGACCGCTGGGGTGTTGAGCTTGACGCAGCTCCCATCCAGCTGATTCCATTCACCGTGGAAAACTATAAAAACAACACCGATATCGCGGATATGGGCACCCACAACGAGCCTGACCTTGAGGCACTGACTGCTGCGCAGCCTTCCCTCATTATCAATGGCCAGCGTTTTGCTCAGTACTACGATGACATTGCAGCTCTGAACCCAGACGCCACCCTCGTTGAACTCGACCCACGCGACGGTGAGCCACTGGATCAGGAACTCATCCGCCAGGCTGAAACCCTCGGTGAAATTTTCGGCGAAGAAGAGGATGCAGCTCAGATCGTTGCAGACTTCAACGATGCACTTGAGCGTGCAAAGACCGCTTATGCTGCAATCTCCGACAAGTCCGTCATGGCTGTTAACGTATCCGGCGGCAACATTGGCTACATTGCGCCATCTGTTGGCCGTACCTTCGGTCCAATCTTCGATCTGGTTGGTCTCACCCCAGCACTCGAAGTAGAAAACGCATCCTCCGACCACGAGGGCGACGACATCAACGTCGAAGCGATCGCAGACTCCAACCCAGACATTATCCTGGTCCTTGACCGCGATGGAGGTACTAGCACCCGCAACGAAGCTGACTACGTCCCAGCAGAGCAAATCATCTCCGACAATGAGACCCTGGCTAATGTCAAGGCCATCACCGACGGCAGTGTCTACTACGCTCCAGCAGATACCTACACCAACGAGAACATCATCACCTACACCGAGATCCTTAACGGAATGGCAGATCTGTTCGAGCAGGCTGCTCAGCAGTAA
- a CDS encoding DNA repair helicase XPB has product MAFGDGPLIVQSDKTVLLEVDHPLAGEARIALAPFAELERAPEHIHTYRITPLALWNARAAGHDAEQVVDMLERYSRFPVPQPLLIDVAETMSRYGRVRLHRHPAHGLVLESAEPAILVEISRHKKIKPMLGAQIDPETIVVHPSERGRLKQELLKVGWPAEDLAGYVDGESHPIALSTDVEDWSLRDYQQMAADSFWEGGSGVVVLPCGAGKTMVGAASMAKAQSTTLILVTNTVAGRQWKDELLRRTTLTEDEIGEYSGERKEIRPVTIATYQVVTRRTKGEYKALELFDSRDWGLIIYDEVHLLPAPVFRMTSDLQSRRRLGLTATLVREDGREGDVFSLIGPKRYDAPWKDLESQGFIATADCVEIRSTMTDSERMVYATAEASDRYRLAATAHTKVAVVRKVVERHHGQPTLIIGAYLDQLEELGKEFDAPIIDGKTSNKKREALFDQFRSGELSILVVSKVANFSIDLPEASVAIQVSGTFGSRQEEAQRLGRLLRPKHDGGEAHFYSIVSRDTLDTEYAAHRQRFLAEQGYAYRIMDADDLLFPMPGTITETITKKDQ; this is encoded by the coding sequence GTGGCATTTGGAGATGGACCTCTAATCGTCCAATCCGACAAAACTGTCCTGCTGGAAGTTGATCACCCGTTGGCAGGTGAAGCACGCATCGCTTTGGCACCGTTCGCCGAGCTCGAGCGTGCACCTGAGCACATCCACACCTACCGCATCACCCCGCTTGCGCTGTGGAATGCTCGGGCAGCTGGACACGACGCCGAGCAGGTAGTAGACATGCTGGAACGCTACTCGCGTTTCCCCGTACCGCAACCCCTGCTTATCGACGTCGCCGAAACAATGTCCAGGTATGGACGTGTTCGCCTCCACCGCCACCCCGCCCACGGCCTCGTCCTGGAATCAGCAGAACCTGCCATCCTCGTGGAGATCTCCCGTCACAAGAAGATCAAGCCGATGCTGGGCGCTCAGATCGATCCCGAGACCATCGTTGTCCATCCTTCTGAGCGCGGGCGCCTCAAGCAGGAGCTTCTCAAAGTGGGTTGGCCTGCAGAAGACCTCGCAGGATACGTAGACGGTGAATCACACCCCATTGCTTTGTCCACCGACGTTGAAGACTGGTCACTGCGCGATTACCAACAAATGGCCGCTGATTCCTTCTGGGAAGGCGGATCCGGCGTCGTGGTACTTCCCTGCGGAGCAGGTAAAACCATGGTTGGTGCTGCATCGATGGCCAAAGCTCAATCCACAACCCTGATCCTGGTCACCAACACTGTGGCTGGCCGCCAATGGAAAGACGAACTTCTTCGTCGCACCACACTTACCGAAGACGAAATCGGCGAGTACTCCGGCGAACGCAAAGAAATCCGCCCCGTCACCATCGCCACCTACCAAGTAGTCACCAGGCGGACCAAAGGCGAATACAAAGCCCTTGAGCTTTTCGATTCCCGCGACTGGGGCCTTATCATCTACGACGAAGTACATCTTCTCCCCGCCCCTGTTTTCCGCATGACCTCAGATCTGCAATCCAGGCGCCGACTTGGCCTTACCGCAACCCTCGTACGCGAAGATGGCCGAGAAGGCGACGTTTTTAGCCTCATTGGCCCAAAGCGTTACGACGCTCCCTGGAAAGACCTCGAATCTCAGGGCTTTATCGCCACCGCTGATTGCGTAGAGATCCGCTCCACCATGACAGACTCCGAACGCATGGTGTACGCCACCGCTGAGGCCTCAGATCGCTACCGCCTTGCCGCCACCGCTCACACAAAAGTGGCCGTTGTACGCAAGGTGGTGGAACGCCACCACGGCCAACCAACGCTGATTATCGGCGCATATCTCGACCAATTGGAAGAGCTCGGCAAAGAATTCGACGCCCCAATTATCGACGGAAAAACCTCCAACAAGAAACGCGAGGCACTTTTCGATCAATTCCGTTCCGGCGAGCTCTCCATCCTAGTGGTCTCAAAGGTGGCGAACTTCTCCATCGACTTGCCCGAAGCCTCAGTAGCAATCCAAGTCTCTGGCACCTTTGGCAGCCGGCAGGAAGAAGCCCAGCGATTGGGTCGTCTCCTGCGCCCCAAGCACGACGGTGGAGAAGCACACTTTTACTCCATCGTCAGCCGAGACACCCTCGACACGGAGTACGCAGCCCACCGCCAACGATTCCTTGCAGAACAGGGCTACGCTTACCGCATCATGGACGCTGACGATCTGCTCTTCCCCATGCCGGGAACTATTACTGAAACTATTACTAAGAAAGACCAATAA
- a CDS encoding ABC transporter permease → MSSSLTTEPRIKRTRAKLFDWKLLVGFLLVAALVVASLLTGQYDIFGGEDGRLMFEAVRIPRTVSLILSGAAMAMCGLVMQLLTQNKFVEPSTTGTTEWAGLGLLFVLYFVPAATVMDRMIGAVVFSFIGTMVFFLFLRRVTLRSSLIVPIIGIMLGAVVSSVSSFFALQFNMLQQLGVWFAGSFNTVFRGQYEVLWIVVFVVIAVFFFADRLTVAGLGEEIATNVGLNYNRMVLIGTGLIAIATGVVTVVVGSLPFLGLIVPNLVSMFRGDDLRSNLPWVCLTGIAIVTVCDLISRTIIAPFEIPVSVILGILGAIVFVVMIVRQRGRG, encoded by the coding sequence GTGTCTTCATCGCTGACCACCGAACCTCGGATTAAACGCACAAGAGCGAAGCTCTTTGATTGGAAACTCCTTGTAGGTTTCCTGCTTGTTGCAGCGCTTGTTGTGGCATCGTTGCTCACCGGACAATATGACATCTTCGGCGGAGAAGACGGACGACTCATGTTCGAAGCCGTCCGAATCCCCCGAACTGTGTCCCTGATTTTGTCGGGCGCTGCGATGGCGATGTGTGGTTTGGTCATGCAGCTGCTCACGCAGAACAAGTTCGTGGAACCCAGTACCACCGGCACGACAGAGTGGGCGGGCCTCGGTCTGCTTTTTGTGCTCTACTTCGTTCCGGCGGCAACCGTCATGGATCGCATGATCGGTGCAGTGGTATTTTCTTTCATTGGAACAATGGTGTTCTTCCTGTTTCTTCGTCGAGTCACCCTTCGATCCTCTCTGATCGTCCCCATCATCGGTATCATGCTCGGCGCTGTGGTCTCGTCGGTCTCTAGCTTTTTTGCATTGCAATTCAACATGTTGCAGCAACTGGGTGTCTGGTTCGCTGGTTCATTCAACACTGTGTTCCGCGGACAATATGAAGTCCTTTGGATTGTCGTTTTCGTTGTCATTGCTGTGTTCTTCTTCGCCGATCGACTTACTGTTGCGGGCCTTGGCGAAGAGATCGCAACCAACGTTGGCCTCAATTACAACCGCATGGTGCTCATCGGCACCGGTTTGATCGCGATCGCCACAGGGGTGGTCACCGTGGTTGTCGGCAGCTTGCCGTTTTTAGGTCTGATCGTTCCCAACCTTGTGTCCATGTTCCGTGGCGACGATCTGCGTTCCAACCTCCCATGGGTGTGCCTTACCGGCATCGCAATCGTCACCGTCTGTGACCTCATTAGCCGAACCATCATTGCACCATTTGAAATCCCAGTCTCCGTGATCTTGGGAATTCTGGGCGCAATCGTCTTTGTTGTCATGATTGTGAGGCAACGTGGCCGTGGATAA